One genomic window of Amphiura filiformis chromosome 3, Afil_fr2py, whole genome shotgun sequence includes the following:
- the LOC140148378 gene encoding uncharacterized protein produces the protein MADATDSDIKHTKWSVRGHSINELVAKFSLPILVKAVNSSKSHGTSGIVAHEIYRIKRLLRVQTIRAHLMSSSESDVLPLEIRIPKDYRGPFQITPVESSMYRDVSLEDVVKYRPRYIKVVKTVSNITTGVHIDLNAGDELEVIGTRKRATKTGLKDYLKLRKKYREFILNPDCEGMFQVVEDSTLYTLHDILERFPLPQKVSLVNIESHSEVLLTLFPSGVSEATTLMLKDNVQDEYVVGEDLQKQIRAILHIDAELYFYVPDSISPSYVEKEQLRMTKKKTDGDVDNEQIFIDQLICLAKDTPVICGAAGEVFKKLFLHPRTATSHVSEHGESPQHLLSLSEEQGCYTNVEIRPTISRDQQFGKVGVGLPMRNDMPDCPPPIPPKPPTGQGDKHNVKLLTPEETRDVFADNSSGRRECESEPLYDVPETGSDHSDDEDDDDYEQMAYDDENDSDSGNSYESIPHDMEDTLLTNVSIEDKHQMEDEKSNGETKPEYENTARAHPIDRQIKRAEAPQFPQAITHQETNYPYPRTVADSTEIYDAVSDDIPPELPPRLYLPSSATISASPTIDPKYGKAPNTQISEVFRKSVRGVDRLPSSPIPDVPPKPPGRHSFFSAETCSVQAQSRRQQRRETTKECWQPQTATPATSISHRGYEVHLPPMSDEGRTELETSEEVRKNNRSSPQQLPDLITNEGQMETGTKPQLPTNQEELRKLSVKQVVKVLETLKFDNDVQARFQEDGIDGELLCSLEEGDLRQDFGLSKFHALKIVKFINGWRPLL, from the exons ATGGCAGACGCAACAGACTCGGACATAAAACATACTAAATGGTCGGTAAGAGGACATTCAATTAACGAACTTGTCGCCAAATTCTCGCTACCTATTCTGGTAAAAGCGGTCAACTCAAGTAAAAGCCATGGAACTTCTGGTATTGTTGCTCATGAAATATACAGGATAAAACGACTGCTTCGTGTACAGACTATCAGAGCTCACTTAATGTCGTCGTCGGAATCTGACGTATTGCCTTTGGAGATAAGGATACCAAAAGATTACCGTGGACCATTTCAG ATAACACCAGTTGAATCAAGCATGTACAGGGATGTCAGCCTGGAAGATGTAGTCAAATATAGACCGAGATATATCAAAGTAGTGAAAACAGTCTCTAATATAACGACTGGGGTTCATATCGACCTCAACGCCGGTGATGAACTCGAAGTCATAGGAACAAGAAAGAGGGCGACTAAAACAGGTCTAAAAGATTACCTCAA ACTACGAAAAAAATACCGTGAGTTTATCTTGAATCCGGACTGTGAAGGAATGTTCCAGGTAGTGGAGGACAGTACATTATACACCCTACACGACATTCTGGAACGATTTCCACTTCCTCAGAAAGTCTCCCTAGTGAACATTGAAAGCCACAGTGAAGTTCTTTTAACCCTGTTTCCATCAGGCGTATCAGAAGCTACAACTCTTATGCTCAAAGACAATGTGCAAGATGAATACGTCGTCGGTGAAGACCTGCAAAAACAGATTCGCGCCATTCTACATATTGACGCTGAGCTGTACTTCTATGTTCCGGATTCAATTAGCCCGTCTTACGTGGAAAAAGAACAACTGAGAATGACTAAAAAGAAAACCGATGGTGATGTTGATAATGAGCAGATTTTCATTGATCAACTTATATGTCTGGCTAAAGACACACCTGTGATATGTGGAGCTGCTGGAGAGGTGTTTAAGAAGCTTTTTCTTCACCCAAGAACAGCAACTTCCCATGTTAGTGAGCATGGTGAGTCGCCTCAACATTTGCTGTCTCTTTCAGAAGAACAAGGTTGTTACACAAATGTAGAAATTCGTCCAACCATTTCTAGAGATCAGCAGTTCGGTAAAGTTGGTGTTGGCCTTCCGATGCGTAATGATATGCCCGATTGTCCCCCTCCAATCCCTCCAAAGCCACCAACTGGTCAAGGAGATAAACACAATGTAAAGCTGCTCACACCAGAAGAAACCCGCGATGTCTTTGCTGATAACA GCAGCGGAAGGCGTGAGTGTGAAAGTGAACCACTCTATGATGTCCCTGAAACAGGAA GTGACCACAGTGATGACGAAGACGACGACGATTATGAGCAAATGGCATACGACGATGAAAATGATTCTGATTCTGGCAACTCTTATGAAAGTATTCCCCATGATATGGAAGACACGTTGTTGACCAAT GTTTCAATTGAAGACAAACACCAGATGGAAGATGAAAAGTCTAATGGCGAAACTAAACCTGAATACGAAAATACCGCTCGTGCTCATCCGATAGATAGACAAATCAAACGAGCCGAGGCTCCACAGTTTCCGCAAGCCATAACTCATCAAGAGACGAATTATCCATACCCTCGCACTGTGGCGGATAGTACAGAAATATATGATGCCGTATCTGATGATATTCCTCCGGAGCTACCACCTCGGCTCTATCTTCCCTCTTCAGCAACAATATCAGCGTCTCCCACTATTGATCCAAAGTATGGAAAAGCCCCAAACACCCAGATCAGTGAAGTTTTTAGGAAATCAGTTCGTGGTGTCGATAGACTACCATCATCACCAATCCCTGATGTGCCACCAAAACCACCAGGCAGGCATAGTTTCTTTTCCGCGGAAACTTGTTCCGTTCAAGCGCAATCAAGACGACAACAACGGCGAGAAACTACTAAAGAATGCTGGCAACCACAGACCGCAACACCAGCAACCTCGATCAGTCACCGTGGTTACGAAGTACACCTACCGCCGATGTCGGATGAAGGACGTACAGAATTGGAAACTTCGGAAGAAGTTCGGAAAAACAATCGTTCCAGTCCCCAACAACTCCCAGACCTTATAACAAATGAG GGACAGATGGAAACAGGTACAAAACCACAACTTCCTACGAATCAGGAAGAACTCAGAAAGTTGTCGGTTAAACAAGTCGTGAAGGTTCTTGAGACACTCAAGTTTGATAATGACGTCCAAGCACGTTTTCAAGAGGATGGAATAGATGGAGAACTATTATGTTCTTTGGAAGAGGGTGATCTGCGACAAGACTTTGGGCTTTCAAAGTTTCATGCTCTGAAAATAGTCAAATTCATTAACGGATGGAGACCATTGTTGTAA